The Branchiostoma floridae strain S238N-H82 chromosome 7, Bfl_VNyyK, whole genome shotgun sequence region ACGAATCACAGGAactttgaaagtaaaaaaattaaacagaCACTGAAAAGGCTTGTTGTATTACTGTTATCATTTACTTCTTCGCCATTTAAGAATATAGAGACACTCGTCAAGAAATtgtacaatacaaatgtattcagaCAAAAGACACAGCAAGGAAGGTTTACTGATGTTTGCCTACAAGTTCAGAGTTATTTGTCAGTTACGTACTTCTACATCAACATTGTACATGACATAGAAGTGCTCTCTTTAGTCAATCTTTGACATTTTTCAATGTCTACCCTACAAACACGCAATAATACTATACATTGTCGTAATATAATATGCAAAGTCATTAGTCCTTCAATTGCACTGTCACGGGAGCCAATTggctatacatttgtataagtcAAACATCACCTTTATTCCAAGGATATATCACTTATACATATTAAATTGGACTTTATACCAATTAACTATTGTAGTTGCGTACATTTTATTgctcatgaaaaaaaaaacaattttcgcCCATCTCTGACATTTTCTCGACACTTTCATATATTTACAAGCAGACAAAGTCATTTCGTACACTTTTCGGTATAAACTCCTGTTATGGGAATCCTGGTATTGACGAGGGGCCCTGCCACGGCGTATATAAAAATTTATGGATTTAATCCATTAGGTCAGGGTAATAACCATCTCCTGTTGGAGCAAATACAGAGAAAAACAACCCCCTTGTAAAGGTCGGTATTGTGTATTCGTCCAGCGGTTGGATGAGGAgattgttactctccaagcagaggttcggttccgGCTGTTAAAGAAAGCAGCACAAAGTAGAATGTCGATAAAAAGCCTAAAACTCGTGGGAGAAAAACAATCCAAGCCGAACCTCTGGTTGAAGAGTAGCCGTAACTGCATCTTCATGCTCTGACCCTTCTGACTAGCCCCCCATCTCCTCTAGCCTTTAGCTGGCTCAACAGGTcactgaaaaatgtaaaaataccaaatacagtggaagcccgcttaattgcacggcctgtttgccagcgaatttcgtgcaattatccggctggtgcaattatgcgaagttatctagctggaccgcaccggttttggatttggggattccgtgcagttaacagaagtgtgcattaatccgttgtgcaattaactggcttctactgtatagagATATGCCAGAAGAGTTAACTATCCGAGGATACTTCTCTGTCATGCTGTATCTCTATATTTGTATTCATCGTCTTTTGGCGTCTCTTGAAAATAACAGCAAGTGCGACAAAAATCTTACGCGAAAGCTAGAGAGGCATGGACCTTACTGTATGACAGTATAAAAAGCTTCAGTAGTATTGTCCCGTTATTCTACATTGAAGGGATATATGGCGGTTAACAatgtaaactagaaaggccgacatttgcttaagagcaaatacagcatatttcagccataccctttcccacgcaacattggactgttccaaatcacccctgcgcaaaaatggaacatcctcttaataGTACctgtacattatcccccaaagtggactggtattgtgaattgattccaggtaaaaacagagcttgcttctatttttcagaaaatgacaataatcacaccttccattcagaaaattttcatcatgactgaaaattgttgaatgacttcatgtaatgtcattaacaattttcagtacgataactaggtgtaagtttaaaaaagtataagctccttgtgatgtgggtacatttattattgcagtgaactttttttattcaagtagggcatacgatttaatagttatcaagcaggtgcaggtactgtaggagcgtttgttaaagtttgtttttagttgcctttgacggtttgacctgaaatagtgttacgctaaactcctgaagagaagttaagtgactgctgcgattatcatagatatgcccctaagaactgatacaatataaagccttctgaatagtctaaaatgcgagagccttaggcgggcttcgctccccctggcgggaacactgctatatacgggatcatgaggccccgcttatgaatattaattagcctttggcctcctcttcgctgattggctaggtctttgattcaattaactctccggctgacgcgcacaggtgtggctctgtgcggggtcacggaaggtcacgtcagaaggccaaaagaaaacaaatttcccctcagaaaagtgccaaaattaatcatttcaaagttgtttatgtcaaaaattttacttgaatcttgttaccaagtatctaatgcctatctataccaaatttcaggtcatttaattgtaataccagggtacaggggccaaaagtgtcccttttttggtcaaaaattggccaaaaatcgcaaaaataagcattttgttgcactgtacaccaaaagtgttattgaatttatatgagggcattatcaaggcacatctgtgtcaaatttcagctcattcggttgcaataccaaggtacaggagccaaaagtgtccttttttggtcaaaaattggtcaaaaaatcgcaaaaataagcattttgttgtactgtacaccaaaagtgttattgaatttatatgagggcattatcaaggcacatctctgtcaaatttcagctcatttggttgtaataccagggtacaggggccaaaagtgtcctttttttgtcaaaaattggtcaaaaaaccgcaaaaataagcattttgttgtactgtacaccaaaagtgttatcaaatttatatgagggcattatcaaggcacatctctgtcaaatttcagctcatttggttgtaataccagggtacaggggccaaaatatacagttttggtctaaaattgaccaaaaaatctcaataaaatcattttagaggcagatatgaaaaaaatgggaaaaaagcatcaaggtattggcccactctacccctgtgccgaatttcaggtcattcggtccaggaacggcggagatgaatcactttgaagatttgacaggagaaagaaagaaagaaagaaagaaagaaagaaacattacgaatacaatatatttcaccatactatgtatggctgaaatataaatagaaAGCCAGGTGAAACGCACAAAAGACGTCGAAAGCACGCCAGGCTCTGCTTCAAAGGTACGTCCATAAAAGATAGAACAAGAAGTACACACCCATACGTAAAAGGTACCATGATTTTTacatgaaatgtacaaataGAAAACATGTTATCATTACTTCATTTAATTCCCATCCTACCCATgggaaattcttgtttttttaatgatatagcGAACAGTATAATAACTGTTCTAGTAAAAGGTGTGTATACTATATCCGTAAATTTGTGCAACTCGCTGCCTGAGATAAAACTGAAAACTGTCGCAAATTCACATGGCCGTAATCCGTACCGTTTGCTGAACCCAGACGATGCATTTTGGGATTGAAAGTCAGAAAGGGATTGTGGGAAGTACATCCAAGCGCAAGAAATACATAACCCAATGTGTGAAATATAGCAAAAGTTCACagtaaaaatagaaaacataaaCCTCTCCACACTACAACTTTTACGTTCTCAGAAAAAATGCGTTTCTAGCTACACGTATTTGTCATTAGTCTACCTCACGTGACAATAGATCACGTGACTAGACAATAGCTCACGTGACAAGATAGCTCATAAGGTGACCAGACAACTTGCTGCTTCAGTTCAACCTCAGACAGCACACGCGCAAGGTGTCGACAACAGCGGTTCTAACAAAATGGATGCAACTGACGCAAACATCTACCTATTCGATGCTGTCAGTAATGGATCACTTCGAGGCGTTGAAGCGGCTTTGAAAGCTGGTAAGCACAGATTGAAAATTTTTTCCTATTTGATTGAAATAGAAAATCAGAATTCCACACTGGGATTCTGAAACCGTTCATATTGGATTACGATTAACCATTATAGAACCAAGTAATTATAAACCGTGGTAGGAAATTTACTTCCAATAACAGTTGCTGCAGTCTTGCGTTTCTGTGATTTAAAGAAGAATAAGATGAATtcgactttttttctgaaagaagaTTGTATAGAAGCCCCTTGGTATATATATAGTCGGTGCCTCCGCTTAGGACTAGAAACGTGGGCAATTTTGTTTATGGACAACACTCACTAAGTGACTCTAAGGACTCAATCATTTTGCAATTTCTTATCTCAACCTCATTGCTCAGTCACAGTGAGTATCAAACCATGCAGTCCACTGAATATGAATAAACCAACACGTTTGCACAGTGCATGTATAGTTTTCTTCGAGTCTTTGCAGCTACGCACATTTTAGTACTGTATACATTTTCAGTAGAAATGTAACTTGCTTTTTAGTAATCAGTGTTGGAGATTGATTTGGGACAAGAAATGATTATTCTAATGTAAATCCACAAATTGGACTTGCCCACAAGTGTGAAGAACTGAGTGTAGACAATTTTGACTCAAAAAGTGTAGCGTCACTTTTGTTTGTTAAAACAAACATCGTCTATTGTTCTATCTAACAATAGACGATAATGACAATGTCCCCTGGAGTCTCATTCACAGGTTGCCGTGCAGGTTTGTGGGATATATGAAGTGTGTGGCACTTAGATGGATTAAAGGACATCTGCCATTGGTTTTGCCAATGGGTCAGTGCGTCAAGGTCAGCTTGTAAGCCTTGTACGTCACTTGGGTGTTCAATAATACGGTAAAGCAGGCAATCGTCTGCAAACAAACGCACGTTGGAACATATCCCCAACCCAGTATCTTAAACCTGCCCAACGCAGAACCAGAGGAAGTCACATGTTTAAGTATCAGTTAACCACAGCTAAAAGAGactgttttaagttttcttttttccctcgGACGGTTGCCGAGTGGAACAGACTGCCGGGGCACACTGCCCAGGCCCCGTCAGTCGAGGCCTTTAAGGCCGGTTTGGCTGCCTTGCCCTAGTCCGCAAGCCACCCCCCCCCTCAGCGACGCCCCAGCAAGGGTTTTTAGAGGGTACACAAGACGAAGACGAAGGTGTCCAATCCTTGTGTATCAGTAGACGCGTCTTTTAGCTAGGACGTGTACGAAAGTCCTTGCTATTTGTTATGCCTACCCGACTGCACATTGTGTAATTCAGCTGTACTGAATGGTTTATCATTTATCACCAaacgcaggtgcagacattgactGCAAATATGCAAGGTGCGAGGACTCACGTCCCGCGACATTATTGTTCCATGCCTCCTGCATGGGAGATGTAGACACCGCGAGACTGCTGCTCTGCAAGGGGGCGTCTTTGGTGAAGAGATCAGACAGGAGCGCATTCGCACCCCTTCATGCAGCAGCGATCAACGGTAGGTAGATGCTTATTCGTCGTCATTACCTTACTGTTTGTTTGCATTTATTGTTCTCCTCACGGTATTATCAGCATCACGAGAAAAGCCTTCCTAGGGAGTTGCGCTTTGAGCAAAAAGGCCTAGGATCCCACGGATCCCAACTTTCGTCTTCCTGCTGGATACTGGCGAATCTAACGGCCTAATGTGCACTGAACCACCACTCCCACAGTGTCTCTGTGCTCCAGCCTACTCCTGGCTTCTTCTATCGCCTCTACAGCCGACCAATTTCTTCCTGACCTCAACCTGCCCCCACCTCTCTTATGTTATCTCCAAGGTCAATTGCATTCTTACTTTCGCGCCCCTACACTTATACGGCTAAGTCTGCTAAGATCAGATTACCACAGATGCGCGTATTGTTAGTACGAAGTTTGAGATAAATGCTTTTCCTTTTATTGACAGGAAAATGATTGTTAACCAAAGctaaaaaacaatacaaaatgttatatACGAGTACACGTGCTACAGGTGCGAATATTTTGCTTGTCAAGTTGATATGTAATTCTCGTGACACAAATCCATCTTAGGGAGGACAGAAATAGTGGACttgctggtgcagcatggtgcaacatTGGACGTACGTGACAGCTGTCAGAACACACCACTCATGAGAGCCTGTGATCACAACCATGTCGACACAGTTCGGAGACTGCTAGAACTCGGAGCAAGACCTGATTTGACCGGTGGTCATTGCCGGGCTATAAAGTAGGTGTTGCATTTTTGGGGGAATATGAACCTGTACATTGAACAATTTTAGATTTGTTATGTTAAAAACTTGTTACCTTCAAagtgaagatacatgtatggggTCGTGaaactgtttgtttctttgtcacTAGAATTCCACGCCAAAGCTTTACAACtgatgtgttttatgtgtttgtcataaattatgcaaataaggtcctcatttgaatAAAGTATGTTAGATGATTATCTCTATCTTAATTATGGAATAATACTGTAACAatatttctttataatttatgcaaatgagttcaacatttgcataatctatgttcACATGTACATAACTTTAAATGCCCCAAGTGTGAATTTCCCGTCATTGACCACAAATAGACCACAGTATTTTCTCATCAACTATGCGAATTAGGTTTTCACTTGCCTAATGTTAGTCTATCCGAGtgctctttctcagctacaaaggtcacatgttgggATAGTCCTATAATGGGACAGAgctggttcataacattttctcattaattatgtatgtgtgtgtggttttATACTGTTCTGATCCATACAGAGCAACTCTGATGTCCTAAAGTAGTAATTTATGTGTGTCAAATAGAAAACACCGTCAGATAGATTGATATTTCCTGGCCTAGTTCCCTAAATGGGTTATGTATTCCACTAGGAGCGATGAAAATGAAGAGAGTTGGAAGCTGATAGAAGAGGCGAGGAAgaccaagctgttgagatgctgcaaccctaagtgtggcaaaccaggcAAAAGGTAGGTTTTGCTAATGATGTTATCATCGTAAAAATATTTCTTCACCATATATTTTACCATGCTATCGTGTGTGCAAATCAACATTATTGTCTGTGTAAGTTAACCAAAAGAAAGTATGTTTCCATATAAAATAACTAATAAAAAATAAGATACCTTGTGAAAGGAAGACGACAATTTTTCGGACATCTACACAGTCCTTCAATATTGATTGTTTACCTGTTACATCTTCTACAGGAAAACCggaaccctgaagctgtgtggccggtgcaagctgacccgctactgcagccgtgactgtcagatacaacactggtctgtcggacacaagaagtgctgtgggcatgacgaGTACTTTGAAGACTCCTTCCAGCGAGCCCTGAGAGACATTTGCATCTTGAAAAATGCNNNNNNNNNNNNNNNNNNNNNNNNNNNNNNNNNNNNNNNNNNNNNNNNNNNNNNNNNNNNNNNNNNNNNNNNNNNNNNNNNNNNNNNNNNNNNNNNNNNNGcctaccaaagttgatattcacGTGCCGAGTTTATATCGCACTCATCACGTAGTGATCAGTGGTGGTCGGTAATGTGATCGCCgcttttgactttttttactccatttgcaaaatcatatcaacgTCCTGAAATCTCACATTTGTAGCTCATCTGTACTAAATCACGGATCATCAaacgcaggtgcagacattgactACGAAGAGCCGGCCAGCAATGCCACACTCATTGGCACAGCGCTGTTCATAGCTTGTGACCTTGGGCATGTGGACATTGTGAGGCTactgctccgcaagggggcgtctttGGTGAAGAGAACGTTTAGTGCGTTCACCCCCCTCCATGGAGCAGCGTACGAAGGTAAATTAAAGCAAATCAAATTCCTGTAAAATACGACTTTTATTGTCGTATAGGCTAGGATATGCAAGTGCTAGACTATCTACTAGGGCTGAAAAAAACGGTAATTGAAATAATCTTCAAGATATTTTCGACGTTATTGTAAGGATTACCACCAAAGAAGACCAAC contains the following coding sequences:
- the LOC118419684 gene encoding poly [ADP-ribose] polymerase tankyrase-2-like isoform X1, with the translated sequence MDATDANIYLFDAVSNGSLRGVEAALKAGADIDCKYARCEDSRPATLLFHASCMGDVDTARLLLCKGASLVKRSDRSAFAPLHAAAINGRTEIVDLLVQHGATLDVRDSCQNTPLMRACDHNHVDTVRRLLELGARPDLTGGHCRAIKSDENEESWKLIEEARKTKLLRCCNPKCGKPGKRKAGTLKLCAGCKLTRYCSRDCQKQHWSVGHKKCCGHDAYFDELEDSFQRALRRRHLASLKNAAWNLTHKFDC